One segment of uncultured Desulfovibrio sp. DNA contains the following:
- a CDS encoding pyrimidine dimer DNA glycosylase/endonuclease V, translating to MLPPEGMCRKHLLGEHVELHMLLGSMRRGKSIEGFLSGGLVDPQQLFARHDELVTEMTRRRFKHTSSIDACECASLAAQYAGRTSINIAANAAELRRRCPDCAHLMQAKNAPTQSKNTIPVG from the coding sequence ATGTTACCCCCTGAAGGCATGTGCCGCAAACATTTGCTGGGCGAACACGTGGAACTGCATATGCTTCTTGGCAGCATGCGGCGCGGCAAGAGTATTGAGGGTTTTCTTTCTGGCGGATTGGTTGACCCGCAGCAACTTTTTGCGAGGCATGATGAACTTGTAACAGAGATGACCCGGCGTAGATTCAAACACACATCATCCATTGATGCGTGTGAATGTGCTTCTCTGGCTGCCCAGTATGCAGGCCGCACCTCCATCAACATTGCTGCCAATGCCGCTGAATTACGCCGTAGGTGCCCTGACTGCGCCCACCTGATGCAAGCGAAAAACGCCCCAACACAATCAAAAAACACAATTCCAGTCGGATGA
- a CDS encoding nitronate monooxygenase family protein, with protein MSFPALKIGDLTAKIPVVQGGMGVGISLSGLASAVANQGGIGVIAGAMIGMKEPDVAKDPLTANLRALRNEILKARELSNGIIGVNLMVALTTFSQMVRTAVENKVDIIFSGAGLPLDMPHHLLQVCEEKKEEFKTKLVPIVSSARAATVIAKKWASRFGYTPDAFVVEGPKAGGHLGFKAEELQDPGHSLEVLVPQVVDAAKAMEDKCGRAVPVIAAGGVYSGADIMKFLDLGASGVQMGTRFVATHECDADDRFKQSYLTARDEDITIIKSPVGMPGRALGNEFITASREGKKKPFKCVFHCVHTCEQEKTPYCIAQALINAMRGNLERGFAFCGANVARVNKIISVHELMDSLQKEFDDAMSTLSKSVQNMQSKLNFSIKS; from the coding sequence ATGTCTTTTCCCGCACTCAAGATAGGTGATCTCACGGCTAAAATCCCTGTAGTTCAGGGTGGCATGGGCGTGGGCATTTCGCTTTCCGGGCTGGCGTCGGCTGTTGCCAATCAGGGTGGTATCGGCGTCATCGCCGGGGCCATGATCGGCATGAAAGAACCCGATGTGGCCAAGGATCCCCTTACAGCCAATCTGCGCGCCCTGCGCAATGAAATATTGAAAGCCCGCGAACTCAGCAACGGTATTATTGGCGTCAACCTGATGGTGGCGCTTACCACGTTCAGCCAGATGGTACGCACCGCCGTTGAAAACAAGGTGGACATCATCTTTTCAGGCGCTGGCCTTCCCCTCGACATGCCGCATCACCTGTTGCAGGTGTGCGAGGAAAAGAAAGAAGAATTCAAAACCAAACTGGTTCCCATTGTTTCTTCAGCCAGAGCGGCCACGGTAATCGCCAAAAAATGGGCTTCGCGCTTTGGTTACACGCCTGACGCCTTTGTGGTTGAAGGCCCCAAGGCTGGCGGCCACCTCGGCTTCAAGGCTGAAGAGTTGCAGGATCCCGGTCACTCGCTTGAAGTTTTGGTGCCGCAGGTGGTGGATGCCGCCAAGGCTATGGAAGACAAGTGCGGTCGAGCCGTGCCTGTTATTGCCGCTGGCGGCGTCTATTCCGGCGCGGACATCATGAAGTTCCTTGATCTTGGCGCTTCCGGCGTGCAGATGGGTACCCGCTTTGTGGCCACCCACGAATGCGATGCTGATGACCGCTTCAAGCAGAGCTACCTCACGGCGCGCGATGAAGACATCACCATTATCAAAAGCCCGGTGGGCATGCCTGGCCGTGCTCTTGGCAATGAATTCATCACGGCCTCGCGCGAGGGCAAGAAAAAGCCTTTCAAGTGCGTGTTCCACTGTGTGCATACCTGCGAACAGGAAAAAACGCCCTATTGCATCGCCCAGGCGCTCATCAACGCCATGAGGGGCAATCTTGAACGCGGTTTTGCCTTTTGCGGTGCCAACGTGGCGCGCGTGAACAAGATTATCTCGGTGCATGAACTCATGGACAGCCTGCAAAAGGAATTTGACGACGCCATGAGCACCCTGAGCAAGAGCGTGCAGAACATGCAGAGCAAGCTCAATTTCAGCATCAAGAGCTAA
- a CDS encoding PEP/pyruvate-binding domain-containing protein codes for MAKIPAAKPAQNKPKGAAPEAVQKKLVLDGAEIVQIGPEAELLVGGKNYNTALISQIQGIQAPHFRAISSIAFHHLLDETKVNGRVVRSVVDREYGRIDWNDPEINQDPDFLQKFVRQLGKQIHQAALAEGEQTNTKLRTFINNIVEGFATSPEGIDQLRKRSVMVQAAILSVEVPHDVAEAVRGAYRDICRENEDDMTPVAVRSSAAGEDSRKKAFAGLQDTYLNMVGEDKVVEAYHWDCSSAYNLRSMTYRREAILDALAKAEETGDESIAENAKLEWAIEHTSLSVCMMQMINPVISGTAFSADTATGCRGTDRRELVSIDASYGLGEAVVGGKVTPDKLYVFQRDDGGEVVIRQMGCKDMKIVYDERGGTREVEVSELEALRWALSLSQAERVAQGVRSVSKAYGGIIMDTEFCIDANDKLWFVQARPETRWNDDLELHPHTIFMRRREVDAKAAAEAEVLVEGNGASRGAGQGTVRFLRSALELNKIAKGDVLAAERTDPDMVPGMRVASAIMADVGGDTSHAAITSRELGIAAIIGIQRLDILRALDGAEVTVDGTRGKVYRGLLPLHLVGGEMDLSKLPLTKTKVGLVLADVGQALFLSRLRNFPQFEVGLLRAEFMLGNISIHPQALEAFDNGELENVVHSKLKELENRLSKVLREQMAAGLIVFNFNLREYVGEVTGLAAEVEAFAEASKSLNAEEVLMQHRKMRELDHKVDQHLEMASRRIEVLKTSNDLADHVRIIMGYDDALALLNPADPESAKRVAEIEATVEEHVRRIKDLPAVTKLMDNINHLREEVSLRSGLKKEMDDLRNLTDKIRGIIKSRGFRTGKEHYVQTLAQNLALFAMAFYGKPITYRTTDFKSNEYRNLLGGSLFEHTEDNPMLGYRGVSRNIHDWEIEAFKLARGVYGGSNLRMMLPFVRTLEEARSMRSYLEQVHKLKSGQDGLKIILMSELPSNAILAKQFISEFDGFSIGSNDMTQMVLATDRDNSRLSHIYDEEDPAVIWAILVSIFTGQKYAKKVGFCGQGVSNSIILRGLVAIAGITSASVVPDTYYQTVFDIASVEGENHSAADLGKWLAAQHHKRLADLMEKTGYGHILKKYKEPQDIQEWYEGELQRRHEQFREHLDTPKEAFYRAELQSFRSTFHKPVIYATWNWNETVEDALHHAGFQNFEEQAKALEYSRTVND; via the coding sequence ATGGCTAAGATTCCCGCCGCCAAACCTGCGCAGAACAAACCCAAGGGCGCCGCGCCCGAGGCAGTTCAGAAAAAACTGGTGCTTGATGGTGCCGAAATTGTGCAGATTGGTCCCGAAGCGGAGTTGCTTGTTGGTGGTAAGAACTACAACACTGCCCTGATCAGTCAGATCCAGGGCATTCAGGCGCCCCATTTTCGCGCCATCTCATCCATTGCCTTTCATCATCTGCTTGATGAAACAAAGGTTAATGGGCGTGTGGTACGCAGCGTGGTGGACCGTGAATACGGGCGCATTGACTGGAACGACCCCGAAATCAACCAGGATCCGGACTTCTTGCAGAAGTTCGTGCGCCAGCTCGGCAAGCAGATTCATCAGGCCGCGCTGGCGGAAGGCGAGCAGACCAATACCAAGCTGCGCACCTTTATCAATAATATAGTCGAAGGCTTCGCCACCTCCCCCGAGGGCATCGACCAGTTGCGCAAGCGCTCGGTCATGGTGCAGGCAGCCATTTTGTCTGTTGAAGTGCCGCACGATGTTGCGGAAGCCGTGCGCGGCGCATACCGCGACATCTGCCGCGAAAACGAAGACGACATGACCCCCGTGGCCGTGCGTTCTTCCGCTGCAGGCGAAGACTCGCGCAAGAAGGCCTTTGCCGGTCTGCAGGATACCTACCTGAACATGGTGGGTGAAGACAAAGTAGTGGAAGCCTACCATTGGGACTGCTCCTCTGCCTATAATCTGCGCTCCATGACCTACCGACGCGAGGCCATCCTTGATGCTCTGGCCAAGGCCGAAGAAACCGGCGATGAGAGCATTGCTGAAAACGCCAAGCTTGAGTGGGCCATTGAGCACACCTCGCTTTCTGTCTGCATGATGCAGATGATCAATCCCGTGATCTCCGGTACGGCCTTTTCTGCCGATACTGCCACGGGTTGCCGCGGCACCGACCGCCGCGAACTGGTCAGCATTGATGCCAGCTACGGCCTCGGCGAGGCTGTGGTAGGCGGCAAGGTGACGCCTGACAAGCTTTATGTCTTCCAGCGCGATGACGGCGGCGAAGTTGTGATCCGCCAGATGGGCTGCAAGGACATGAAGATCGTCTATGACGAACGTGGCGGCACCCGTGAAGTGGAAGTTTCCGAGCTTGAGGCTCTGCGCTGGGCGCTTTCGCTCAGCCAGGCCGAACGCGTAGCCCAGGGTGTGCGCTCCGTCAGCAAGGCTTACGGCGGCATCATCATGGATACGGAATTCTGCATTGACGCCAACGACAAGCTCTGGTTCGTCCAGGCGCGGCCCGAAACCCGCTGGAACGATGACCTTGAGCTGCACCCCCATACCATCTTCATGCGCCGCCGCGAGGTAGATGCCAAAGCCGCCGCCGAAGCCGAAGTGCTGGTGGAAGGCAATGGCGCTTCACGCGGGGCTGGTCAGGGTACCGTGCGCTTTTTGCGTTCTGCCCTTGAACTGAACAAGATCGCCAAGGGCGATGTGCTTGCCGCCGAACGCACCGACCCGGACATGGTGCCGGGCATGCGTGTGGCCTCGGCCATTATGGCCGATGTGGGCGGCGACACGAGCCACGCGGCCATTACCTCGCGCGAGCTTGGCATTGCCGCCATTATTGGCATTCAGCGCCTTGACATACTGCGTGCGCTCGACGGCGCGGAAGTGACCGTTGACGGCACACGCGGCAAGGTCTATCGCGGCCTTTTGCCCCTGCACCTTGTGGGCGGCGAAATGGATCTCTCCAAGCTGCCCCTTACCAAGACCAAGGTCGGCCTTGTGCTGGCCGATGTGGGTCAGGCGCTGTTCCTCTCCCGTCTGCGCAACTTCCCCCAGTTTGAAGTGGGCCTGCTGCGCGCGGAATTCATGCTTGGCAACATCAGCATCCATCCGCAGGCACTGGAAGCCTTTGACAACGGCGAACTGGAAAATGTGGTGCACAGCAAGCTGAAAGAGCTTGAAAACCGCCTTTCCAAGGTGCTGCGCGAGCAGATGGCTGCCGGGCTGATCGTGTTCAACTTTAACCTGCGCGAATACGTGGGCGAAGTGACCGGCCTTGCCGCAGAGGTTGAAGCCTTTGCCGAAGCGAGCAAGAGCCTGAATGCGGAAGAAGTGCTGATGCAGCACCGCAAAATGCGCGAACTGGATCACAAGGTTGACCAGCACCTCGAAATGGCCTCGCGCCGTATTGAAGTGCTCAAGACCTCCAATGATCTGGCCGACCATGTTCGCATCATCATGGGTTACGATGACGCTCTGGCCCTGCTGAATCCGGCTGACCCCGAATCCGCCAAGCGTGTTGCCGAAATCGAAGCCACTGTTGAAGAACATGTGCGCCGCATCAAGGATCTGCCCGCAGTCACCAAGTTGATGGACAACATCAACCATCTGCGTGAAGAAGTGAGCCTGCGCTCCGGCCTGAAAAAGGAAATGGACGACCTGCGCAACCTGACGGACAAAATTCGCGGCATCATCAAGTCCCGCGGCTTCCGTACCGGCAAGGAGCATTACGTTCAGACCCTGGCCCAAAACCTGGCCCTCTTTGCCATGGCCTTCTACGGCAAGCCCATCACGTACCGCACAACCGACTTCAAGAGCAACGAATACCGCAATCTGCTGGGCGGCAGCCTCTTTGAACATACCGAAGACAACCCCATGCTTGGCTATCGCGGCGTTTCCCGTAATATCCATGATTGGGAAATTGAAGCCTTCAAGCTGGCCCGCGGCGTATACGGCGGCTCCAACCTGCGCATGATGCTGCCCTTTGTGCGCACTCTGGAAGAAGCCCGCTCCATGCGCAGCTACCTTGAGCAGGTTCACAAGCTCAAGAGCGGTCAGGACGGCCTGAAGATCATCCTCATGTCCGAGCTGCCTTCCAACGCCATTCTGGCCAAGCAGTTCATCTCCGAGTTTGACGGCTTCTCCATCGGCTCCAACGACATGACCCAGATGGTGCTGGCGACAGACCGCGACAACTCGCGCCTGTCCCACATCTATGACGAGGAAGATCCCGCTGTTATCTGGGCCATCCTTGTCAGTATATTCACCGGGCAGAAGTACGCCAAGAAGGTGGGCTTCTGCGGTCAGGGCGTGTCCAACAGCATCATCCTGCGCGGCCTGGTCGCCATTGCGGGTATTACCTCCGCCTCGGTGGTGCCCGATACCTACTACCAGACCGTGTTCGACATCGCCTCTGTGGAAGGGGAAAACCATTCTGCCGCCGACCTCGGCAAGTGGCTTGCCGCCCAACACCACAAGCGCCTTGCCGATCTGATGGAAAAGACCGGTTACGGTCATATCCTCAAGAAGTACAAGGAACCGCAGGATATTCAGGAATGGTACGAGGGCGAGTTGCAGCGTCGGCACGAACAGTTCCGCGAGCACCTCGACACCCCCAAGGAAGCCTTTTACCGCGCTGAATTGCAGAGCTTCCGTTCCACTTTCCACAAGCCCGTGATCTACGCCACCTGGAACTGGAACGAAACGGTTGAGGATGCCCTGCATCACGCCGGCTTCCAGAACTTCGAGGAGCAGGCCAAGGCTTTGGAATACTCCCGCACGGTCAACGACTAG
- a CDS encoding pyruvate carboxylase, with amino-acid sequence MANKTFSEVQDFLKGKVILVANRGIPARRICRSIRERFDAVAAMTATDVDKTAPAASTAQELMLLGTDPRAYLDIDRIIDKAKQRGVVGIHPGWGFASEDTRFPQRCKEAGITFIGATAEAMNLLGNKVQAREVARKLGIPVVPGSEGAVDIPTARQLINEIGLPIMLKAEGGGGGRGIFAIHNEADLEDAFFKASTMAQASFGNPRLFVEKFLADVRHIEIQVIADMYGNVFAFDERDCTVQRNHQKLIEITPSPWPGMTKALRDRLKDYSRRLVRAVGYHSLATVEFLVTPDGTPYLIEVNTRLQVEHGITECRYGIDLVEEQIAVAFGAELRYREESQRPSYWAMQVRINCENPQDNFAPNSGLISRYVSPGGPGVRLDSNISAGYEFPANYDSAGALLISYATDWEKILGITERALSEYVIGGIKTTIPFFRQVIKHPLFKQGNINTNFIATHPELMVYTDLAPEGERLAKLVAEISAKGFNPYVQLGEYRSSSTPCLGPFEPVLPPISTAARRQPSPYPQGDRMATLDYIRDSGLVHFTDTTTRDLTQSNSGNRLRLAEDRLMGPYLDNAGFFSLENGGGAHFHVAMLANMTYPFTEAKEWNRFAPKTLKQLLVRSTNVLGYTPQPRNLMLKTGEMICDHYQVVRCFDFLNHVENMRPIAEVVMDRKDIIFQPAISMSWAKGFDVKHYLGVTEAMLRMVGDIMGASPKEASRHIILGLKDMAGVCPPRFMDELVKALRKAWPELVLHYHRHYTDGLFVPSCGAAAKAGAHIIDVGLGSSVRSYGQGDVLATMAYIEDELGLKCSLDKNAIRDANFVCKQIMPYYDRYCAPYFQGIDYDVTRHGMPGGATSSSQEGAMKQGYIHLLPYMLKFLEGTRQIVRYHDVTPGSQITWNTAFLAVTGAWKRGGEDEVRYLLEVLGQVTRTPEKELTDEMRRARLNIYQDCNDAFRNLLQGKFGKLPLGFPADWVYQSAFGSDWKSAMAARTETSPLESLAEVNLAAEEKACTEILKRKPNDEEFVLYLNHPADALKTIQFKSKFGDPNNLPLHVWFEGLKVGQDLYFNDSSGKPHHLLLLSISNPNEAGISICRYVLDSEFMSCEVQVRQPSGNGAKSTLMADTANKYHVAAPSNGDLWVMYVHPGDVVKAGEELFNVSIMKQEKAVLAPIDGMVKRVLKTADFKENKQMVSVREGELIVELGPVPRICGNEACGQPIPMDNIAFCPYCGVRVS; translated from the coding sequence ATGGCCAACAAGACATTCTCGGAAGTTCAGGATTTTTTGAAGGGCAAGGTAATACTGGTAGCTAACCGCGGTATTCCGGCCCGTCGCATTTGTCGTTCCATCCGCGAACGTTTTGACGCGGTAGCGGCAATGACTGCGACTGATGTGGACAAAACGGCCCCTGCGGCCTCAACGGCGCAGGAACTGATGCTGCTCGGGACAGACCCCCGCGCGTATCTGGATATTGACCGCATTATCGACAAAGCCAAACAACGTGGCGTAGTCGGCATTCACCCAGGCTGGGGGTTTGCTTCCGAGGACACGCGCTTTCCGCAGCGCTGCAAAGAGGCGGGCATCACCTTTATCGGCGCGACAGCCGAGGCCATGAACCTGTTGGGCAACAAGGTTCAGGCTCGAGAAGTGGCTCGCAAATTGGGCATTCCTGTTGTGCCCGGCTCTGAAGGAGCCGTGGATATTCCTACCGCCCGCCAGCTTATCAACGAGATCGGGCTGCCCATCATGCTTAAGGCAGAAGGGGGCGGCGGTGGACGCGGTATTTTTGCCATCCATAACGAGGCTGACCTGGAAGATGCCTTTTTCAAGGCTTCCACCATGGCTCAGGCTTCGTTTGGCAATCCGCGCCTGTTTGTGGAAAAGTTCCTTGCCGATGTGCGCCACATTGAAATTCAGGTCATTGCCGATATGTACGGCAACGTGTTCGCCTTTGACGAACGCGATTGCACCGTGCAGCGCAACCACCAGAAACTCATTGAAATCACGCCTTCGCCCTGGCCGGGTATGACCAAGGCCCTGCGCGACAGGCTCAAGGATTATTCCCGCCGCCTGGTTCGCGCCGTGGGCTACCATTCGCTTGCCACGGTCGAATTCCTCGTTACGCCTGACGGTACGCCGTACCTTATTGAAGTTAACACCCGTTTGCAGGTTGAGCACGGCATCACCGAATGCCGCTATGGCATTGACCTTGTGGAAGAGCAGATCGCCGTGGCCTTTGGCGCGGAACTGCGCTACCGCGAAGAAAGCCAGCGTCCTTCGTACTGGGCCATGCAGGTGCGTATCAACTGCGAAAACCCGCAGGACAACTTCGCCCCCAATTCCGGCCTCATTTCGCGCTATGTGTCGCCCGGCGGCCCTGGCGTGCGCCTTGATTCCAATATCAGCGCAGGCTACGAGTTCCCCGCCAACTACGACTCTGCGGGCGCTCTGCTTATTTCGTACGCAACCGACTGGGAAAAGATTCTGGGCATCACTGAACGCGCTTTGAGCGAATATGTGATTGGCGGCATCAAAACCACCATTCCCTTCTTCCGTCAGGTCATCAAGCACCCGCTGTTCAAACAGGGCAACATTAATACCAACTTCATCGCCACGCATCCCGAGCTCATGGTCTACACCGACCTTGCGCCCGAAGGCGAGCGTCTTGCCAAGCTGGTGGCCGAAATTTCGGCCAAGGGCTTCAACCCCTACGTGCAGCTTGGCGAATACCGTTCAAGCTCCACGCCCTGTCTTGGACCCTTTGAGCCTGTGCTGCCACCCATAAGCACGGCTGCGCGCCGTCAGCCTTCGCCCTATCCGCAGGGCGACCGCATGGCCACGCTGGATTACATCCGTGATTCTGGACTGGTGCACTTTACCGACACCACTACCCGCGACCTCACGCAGTCCAACTCCGGCAACCGCCTGCGCCTTGCCGAGGACAGACTCATGGGTCCCTACCTTGACAATGCGGGCTTTTTCTCGCTCGAAAACGGCGGCGGGGCGCACTTCCATGTGGCCATGCTGGCCAACATGACCTACCCCTTCACCGAAGCCAAGGAATGGAACCGCTTTGCGCCCAAAACCCTCAAGCAGCTGCTGGTGCGCTCCACCAACGTGCTTGGGTATACGCCGCAGCCGCGCAACCTCATGCTCAAAACGGGCGAAATGATTTGCGACCACTATCAGGTCGTACGTTGCTTCGACTTTTTGAACCATGTGGAAAACATGCGCCCCATTGCCGAAGTGGTCATGGATCGCAAGGACATTATCTTCCAGCCCGCCATTTCCATGTCGTGGGCCAAGGGTTTTGACGTCAAGCACTACCTGGGCGTTACCGAAGCCATGCTGCGCATGGTGGGCGACATCATGGGCGCAAGCCCCAAGGAAGCCTCGCGCCACATCATTCTGGGCCTCAAGGACATGGCCGGCGTTTGCCCGCCGCGCTTCATGGATGAACTGGTCAAAGCCCTGCGCAAAGCCTGGCCCGAACTTGTGCTGCACTACCACAGGCACTATACAGACGGCTTGTTCGTGCCCTCGTGCGGTGCTGCGGCCAAGGCCGGCGCGCACATCATCGACGTGGGCCTCGGCTCTTCGGTGCGTTCTTATGGTCAGGGCGATGTGCTCGCCACCATGGCCTATATTGAAGACGAACTGGGCCTCAAGTGCAGCCTTGATAAAAACGCCATTCGTGACGCCAATTTCGTCTGCAAGCAGATCATGCCCTATTACGACCGCTACTGTGCGCCGTACTTCCAGGGTATTGACTATGACGTAACGCGCCACGGCATGCCCGGCGGGGCCACTTCCTCCTCGCAGGAAGGCGCCATGAAGCAGGGGTACATTCACCTGCTGCCCTACATGCTCAAGTTCCTTGAAGGCACCCGCCAGATCGTGCGCTATCACGATGTTACGCCCGGCTCGCAGATCACCTGGAACACGGCGTTTCTGGCCGTTACAGGCGCATGGAAGCGGGGTGGCGAAGACGAAGTGCGCTACCTGCTGGAAGTGCTGGGTCAGGTCACCCGCACCCCTGAAAAAGAACTTACGGACGAAATGCGCCGCGCACGTCTGAACATCTATCAGGACTGCAACGACGCCTTCCGCAACCTGCTTCAGGGCAAGTTCGGCAAACTGCCGCTCGGCTTCCCGGCTGACTGGGTCTATCAGAGTGCTTTCGGCTCTGACTGGAAGAGCGCCATGGCGGCCCGCACCGAGACTTCGCCCCTTGAATCGCTGGCAGAAGTGAACCTTGCAGCCGAAGAAAAGGCCTGCACCGAAATTCTGAAGCGTAAGCCCAACGATGAAGAATTCGTGCTGTACCTTAACCATCCGGCGGACGCGCTCAAGACCATCCAGTTCAAGTCCAAATTCGGCGACCCCAACAACCTGCCTTTGCACGTATGGTTCGAGGGGCTGAAAGTCGGCCAGGATCTGTACTTCAACGACAGCAGCGGCAAGCCCCACCACCTCTTGCTGCTCAGCATATCCAACCCCAACGAGGCGGGCATCTCCATCTGCCGTTACGTGCTCGACTCCGAATTCATGAGCTGCGAGGTTCAGGTTCGTCAGCCTTCGGGCAACGGTGCAAAGAGCACGCTCATGGCCGATACGGCCAACAAGTATCACGTGGCCGCGCCGAGCAACGGCGACTTGTGGGTCATGTATGTGCATCCCGGTGATGTGGTCAAAGCGGGCGAAGAGCTCTTTAACGTTTCCATCATGAAGCAGGAAAAGGCCGTTCTGGCCCCCATTGACGGCATGGTGAAACGTGTGCTCAAAACCGCCGACTTTAAAGAAAACAAGCAAATGGTTTCGGTCAGAGAAGGTGAGCTTATTGTGGAGCTGGGGCCTGTGCCGCGCATATGCGGCAATGAGGCCTGCGGCCAGCCCATTCCTATGGATAACATCGCATTCTGCCCCTATTGCGGTGTGCGCGTAAGTTAA